The DNA sequence TTTAGTGGCTTGCAGTGTTTCTCAAGGATTTCCGCAAAAGCATTTTTCACTGTTTGGCATTCAACTAAACTGTCCATACCAGGATAAGCATTGAGTAGATTCTGGATGGAAGTTGTGTAAGCCTCCAGCCTCCGAAATTCAGTGTTGGATATGTATATTCCACCAACACAAGTTTGATTTttgtcatcggaatcagtacatGCAATCTGCTTCACGGccttcataaaaaaataaaataacaatcagAAACTGTACTAATATGATTGATATACGTTATGCTGTGATAATTAAGTTCCAACATATACTATATCTTACTGCGGGAATGTCTCCAATGCGAATAGAAGAAGTTGGACAATTCTCTGGCTGGTAATTGTACTCTGGTGGTGCCGAAAAAGGATTGCAAATCTGAACAAATGAATCTGCTTCTTGAGCTGATAAATTTGCATTAACCTGCATCAATTGTGAAGGACAATTGAGAAAATCagcaaaacattaaaattaaaaaggatTTGGACTATGACATTTGGACTCTTGTGCTTACAAGTTACACCATAGTTTTTTAATTATCACCTGATTCACAAGGTTGTAAACACCAGCACTGACATCCTTTAGGTCTGACTGAGTCGAAACCAACTCATCACATGGAAGGATTGAGCTTAATGTGTTGTTATAAGGATCTCGTTGGAAGCTTTCAAGGGCTGTGCAAGTATCTTGTGCAAAACTGAAATTGCAGGTTAATTTTGATTCAGGATCCAGCTAACATATATATAGGTGTAGATTTCTCGAATGTAGAAACAAATAGGAGAATAAATGGACTTACTTTTCCAGGAAGAAGTACAAGCCAAAGAACAGCCAGCAAAAGACAGCAAGTAGCCAGCATATTACGACGAACCTGAATGTTTAGACCAACACATTAGTAAGCATTTGCCCCTCCTTGCTTCAAAGCAAAAAGATTATCATATTtggaaaatcaattaaatttaactTACAGGTAAAGGGCTCGACGTCGTTTCAGGATTCCAAACACTGGTAAAGAAAGAAATGTAATACTAATTTAGTAAGAAGCATGAATATGTAGACAAATTAAGTGAATATCAAGCACAGCAGAAAAACACACCTAACAAAGCAATGGAAGCAGCTAAGGTCAAGGAAATAATGGACATTGTAACTATATACACAATCTTGAGTCCAAGGTCAATTAAGTGCCTGTTCTTCTTCGCTTCTCTTTCGATATCTGAAGCTGTCGAGTCAAGCCTTACTGAAGTAGAATTGAGGAAGCTTGCAGCCTCGGCAGTCCCCCCATATGCTGAATCCAAGTTGCTTCTCATTAGTCTCATAGCATCTGTTGTGTTAAATATGGTTGTTGATGCCTCTTCCGCGGTATCAATAATTATATCCACCACAGTTTTTGCTCGGGAATGAAATTTTGCATCCCCTCCGAGAACAATCCCACATCCAATTCTACGAAGGTTAACAAGAGAAGCTCATTAAAGATGGAAACTTtgcttattaaaaaaaactatgtattaagaaacatatatatacgCACACAGCCTCTTCTCGAGATACATAGATACTTTCTACAAGAGGATCGCTTGACTTACATAGCTAAAATTGTGAAAATGACTGCTAGA is a window from the Daucus carota subsp. sativus chromosome 8, DH1 v3.0, whole genome shotgun sequence genome containing:
- the LOC108197627 gene encoding uncharacterized protein LOC108197627 isoform X2 produces the protein MGLTKMVVSLSVVVILFLSFSSSTAQPLSSGAVADNHSVDTQNGTQPVKQKDDTVRVDPLNHLRKYRGGYEIRDLHYWSSTVYTGVPGYALGVLWLLCGISYGLYLLVTKFCFKCYDKRRLRKRSLYTSQYYIWPVLLAVIFTILAIIGCGIVLGGDAKFHSRAKTVVDIIIDTAEEASTTIFNTTDAMRLMRSNLDSAYGGTAEAASFLNSTSVRLDSTASDIEREAKKNRHLIDLGLKIVYIVTMSIISLTLAASIALLVFGILKRRRALYLFVVICWLLAVFCWLFFGLYFFLENFAQDTCTALESFQRDPYNNTLSSILPCDELVSTQSDLKDVSAGVYNLVNQVNANLSAQEADSFVQICNPFSAPPEYNYQPENCPTSSIRIGDIPAAVKQIACTDSDDKNQTCVGGIYISNTEFRRLEAYTTSIQNLLNAYPGMDSLVECQTVKNAFAEILEKHCKPLKRDTHMVWASMAYLSSVMVILVLLWTYQASRWRKDHYSDSSVKPHFAAYVNEFETVEAVNKQSDDPSSVV
- the LOC108197627 gene encoding uncharacterized protein LOC108197627 isoform X1 translates to MEFKFEEKRVLLKVSLICLKMGLTKMVVSLSVVVILFLSFSSSTAQPLSSGAVADNHSVDTQNGTQPVKQKDDTVRVDPLNHLRKYRGGYEIRDLHYWSSTVYTGVPGYALGVLWLLCGISYGLYLLVTKFCFKCYDKRRLRKRSLYTSQYYIWPVLLAVIFTILAIIGCGIVLGGDAKFHSRAKTVVDIIIDTAEEASTTIFNTTDAMRLMRSNLDSAYGGTAEAASFLNSTSVRLDSTASDIEREAKKNRHLIDLGLKIVYIVTMSIISLTLAASIALLVFGILKRRRALYLFVVICWLLAVFCWLFFGLYFFLENFAQDTCTALESFQRDPYNNTLSSILPCDELVSTQSDLKDVSAGVYNLVNQVNANLSAQEADSFVQICNPFSAPPEYNYQPENCPTSSIRIGDIPAAVKQIACTDSDDKNQTCVGGIYISNTEFRRLEAYTTSIQNLLNAYPGMDSLVECQTVKNAFAEILEKHCKPLKRDTHMVWASMAYLSSVMVILVLLWTYQASRWRKDHYSDSSVKPHFAAYVNEFETVEAVNKQSDDPSSVV